The stretch of DNA ATCTTCTTCTGGTGGTGTGTTGATCACATCATTGAGACGTTCTACTGCGATAATGACTTCTTGAAAATCATTCCACAAATCAATCAATCTCTCAAAAGGACTAATCACGTTACCGACTAGCATATTAAAGGCAATTAGTTGCCCAATAGTTAATCGATTTTGAATTACCAACCACACACCAAAAATGAGTAAGGTACGATTGACTAGCATTTCTATTGTTGAGGTTGACAATCTCAATCTTTCTCGAATTAACTGTCCAGAAAAATTTAAATTAATTGATTGATTAAATAACTCTTCCCAACGCCAGCCGACAGTCCGCTCTAACCCCATTGATTTGATCGTATTGATTCCATTGAGGGCTTCAATTAAATAACTACTTTCTTTGGTTTTGGCAGTAAAAATTTCACGGGAAATTTTGCGGAGGAATGGTGTAGCAATGACTGCTACTAACACATACACAGGAATAATAATTAAGGTCAGTAAAGACATTTGCCAGCTATACCAAAACATCAACCCAAGATAAACAAACACAGTAATCAGATCGAGTACGGTGGTAATGGCATCACTGGTTAAAAAGCGTCTGACTTTACGATTTTCTTCAATTCGAGAAGTAATATCGCCCACGTAGCGGGTTTCAAAATAATTTAAAGGTAGGCGAAAAGTATAACTAATAAACCCAACAATCAATGCCAGATCGATTTTATTGGCTGTGTGGTAGAGTAGATACCTCCGCAAACTAGACATAACTACCCGAAAGCAACTAAACAAAAGCAGTCCTATACCTATGGCTATTAGAGTACTAGTACTGCGCTGTACAACCACACGGTCTAACAATAACTGAGTAAAAATCGGGGTAAATAGTCCAAATATTTGGATCATCATTGAAGCTATAAATACTTCTAATAAAATGACCCAATGGGGTTTAATCAGTTCAACAAATTTCCATAGATCTTGTTTGGCTTCGGGAGCAGTTTCTAATAAAGAGGTGGGTTCAAGTAACAGAGTATAACCAGTCCAACCAGCTAAAAATTCTTGATAAGTAAGACTGCGTTGACCAAGGGCAGGATCGGCAACGATCGCATATTTTTTGCTAATCTGATAGACAACAATGTAATGATTACCTTCCCAATGAGCGATCGCTGGTAATTGTAGTTGCGACAAACCTAGTAAATCTGCTTTAATCGGTCTAGTTTTAAAGCCTAAACTTTCTGCTGCTGAGATTAAACCTTTAATAGACGCTCCACTACGATCAACATTAGCCAAAACCCGCAAGTGATTAATACTAAAGTTTTTACCCCAATAGCGACCAATCATGGTTAGACAAGCTACACCACAATCACTAGCACTTTGTTGTTTTATAAAAGGATAACGCTGAGTAGTTTTTTGCCACCAATGCAGCAGTTTGATTTTCGGGCTAGGAAAATAAAGATGGGAAAATTGATCAACCTGCTTGGGACTTGAGGGATTGGCTGTAACTGCTGGAGAGTTAATCGATAATCTTTTAATTGTGGTTGATAAAGGTTCGTCTTTAGGGAGCTTCTCCAGAACATTCAAACCCTGTAAGGAGTTTAGTTGCAAGTTAAGCTCAGCAGCATTAAAACTTGATATATTGGTAGAGCCAGTGAACAAATCGGTTGTTTGACTTATTTGCCAAGTACCGTCACTAGGTAAATCCTGAACAAAATAGATTTTTCCTGGAACTAATTTTTGACCAGATGAATGTTTGATTGCTCCGCTACGCAATAACCAAAGTTGACTATTGTTTACAAGAGCAGGATTGAATTGACCAGCTTGGAGACGATGCCATTGTAATTGAGGTAAAATTTGATGCAAATACTGATCAATAGCAAAATCCTGATTTTCAGTTGATTGATAAACCAAAAGTAAATCTTGTCTTAAAGCTTTTTGATACCAACGCTCCTTCAAAGCTGGATATTTTGTCAGAATAGTTTTGATTAATTGTTCGT from Stanieria cyanosphaera PCC 7437 encodes:
- a CDS encoding ABC transporter transmembrane domain-containing protein, which codes for MVVSEQDLIQQLQQSLGKEIAKTDLIEYLQQIEIVEPQPGQLFWHSTDTSVGIFVILAGKIRVLDSAANQVFSLFSNSTLGESSIFAQENWQPCSARASLNVRLAYLNEQLIKTILTKYPALKERWYQKALRQDLLLVYQSTENQDFAIDQYLHQILPQLQWHRLQAGQFNPALVNNSQLWLLRSGAIKHSSGQKLVPGKIYFVQDLPSDGTWQISQTTDLFTGSTNISSFNAAELNLQLNSLQGLNVLEKLPKDEPLSTTIKRLSINSPAVTANPSSPKQVDQFSHLYFPSPKIKLLHWWQKTTQRYPFIKQQSASDCGVACLTMIGRYWGKNFSINHLRVLANVDRSGASIKGLISAAESLGFKTRPIKADLLGLSQLQLPAIAHWEGNHYIVVYQISKKYAIVADPALGQRSLTYQEFLAGWTGYTLLLEPTSLLETAPEAKQDLWKFVELIKPHWVILLEVFIASMMIQIFGLFTPIFTQLLLDRVVVQRSTSTLIAIGIGLLLFSCFRVVMSSLRRYLLYHTANKIDLALIVGFISYTFRLPLNYFETRYVGDITSRIEENRKVRRFLTSDAITTVLDLITVFVYLGLMFWYSWQMSLLTLIIIPVYVLVAVIATPFLRKISREIFTAKTKESSYLIEALNGINTIKSMGLERTVGWRWEELFNQSINLNFSGQLIRERLRLSTSTIEMLVNRTLLIFGVWLVIQNRLTIGQLIAFNMLVGNVISPFERLIDLWNDFQEVIIAVERLNDVINTPPEEDLTALARSPLPPIRGQIKFENVTFRYNSESDKNTLENISFEIQPGQTVALVGRSGSGKTTLAKLLLSLYQPTEGKILIDGCDLATISLRTLRQQVGVVDQNTFLFGGTIRDNLTVAHPEATTAEIQLAAKLAGAEEFIRQLPLQYETPIGESGGLLSGGQRQRLAIARALLGKPHLLILDEATSNLDAESERIIQINFNTILKHQTTLIIAHRLSTVRNADLILVLDRGILIESGTHEELMKQKGQYYYLNQQQLAIAV